agtgtggggcgagcaggaggcagccgatccatgattctctctcatcactgatgtttctctctctctctgaagtcaattttaaaaaatatttacacacacacacacacacactaacccACACGTGGAGGACAGGTGCGAGTGGAGGCCTGGCTCCTGAGAGGGAACCCAGGCTGAGGAAGGGACTGTGGTTGTCCAGGCCACGCTCCGCTCACCCCAGCTTCCCCTCCATGtccgcaggcacccaggaagcCCAAGGACTCAGGCCGCCCATGTATTCAAACCCCCGCACCTCGTTCCCCAAggacaggcccaggcccaggcgggGCCTAGCTTCCGTCTCCCTAGACTCATTCCCCGGGAGCCCACCACCTAGGCCCAGCTGGCCCACCAGGCCCTTGCCCCCATTCCTCCCACGCTCTTACCCGGAGATCAGGCGCCCCAGGCCCTTTCCTGCAGGCTTCCCACTCCCAAACTCCAAGCCCAGGCAGCCCACTTATTCAGGCCCCCCAACCTCACCCCCCAAGCCGTCACTGGCGGCTCAGCCGGCCGCAGTTGTGAACCCCGGCACCAACGTGACTTTGACCTGCCGGGCGCCCCAGCCCGCCTTGAGGTTTGTGCTCTCCAAGGCGGGAGAGGTCTCCCCGGTGCAGCTCCACTACCCGGACCCCGACAAGTCCCTGGCGCTGGCCCGGTTCTTCCTGGAGGCGGTGACCGAGGCCCAGGGGGGCAGCTATCGCTGCCAGTACCACAACCACCTGGGGGGGTCCCACCCCAGCGACGCCTTGGAACTGATGGTGACAGGTGAGGTccggaggcggggagggggcctcaggtgggtgagggagggggaggaggggcaggggcgatcagacaggcgtAGGCAGGCCAGGCGTGCACACacagggggaaagggaggacGGGAGGGAACGAGGACATTTTCAACCGGGGGCGTTTCtgcgccccccgcgccccggaGCTTGGCTGGACCTGGGACCTGCTCAGTGGAGAGCCCACAGGCGCTGCCAAACAGCCCCCCGCGCGCAGGACAGCGCCGCCCACACAGCAGGGAGCGACGGTGCCGGGTGGAGGCCCGGGGAGGGTCACGGGCGCGGGGAGAGGAGGTCGGGGGCCTGCCCCGGGGGCGCGGGGAGAGCGGAGCCGGCGGGGAGGAATCTTAGGCACcggcggggggcaggggctccCGGGGAGAGGACggagggggagaggtgggggagacCCGGGCCAGGGCGGCGCCCACCCGCTCCCGCCCGTCCTCCCTCCTCGCAGACCTGCTGCCGCGCCCGTCGCTGGAGGCGCTGCCCGGACCCCGGGCGCCCGGCGCCCCCGTGAGCCTGCGCTGCACCGGCCGCGCGCGCAACATGAGCTTCGCGCTGTACCGCGCGGACGAGCCGACGCCGGTCCAGTTCCGCGAGTCGGAGCAGCCGTGGGCCGACTTCCCGCTGCCCCGCGCGCAGGCCGCGGGCACCTACACCTGCTACTACCACACGCGCACCGCGCCCTACGTGCTGTCCCCGCGCAGCGACACGCTGGTGGTCAGCCTGGAGGgtgaggccccgccccccatccaaTCCACCTCCTCCCCGAcccaggaggccccgcccccagccaatCCACCTCCTCCCCGAcccaggaggccccgcccccagctcctccccgaCCAAGGAGTCCCCGCCCCCATCCGATCCACCTCCTCCCCGACCCAGgagtccccgcccccagccgatCCACCTCCTCCTTGACCCAGGagtccccgcccccagctcctcctcagacccaggagtccccgccccccagccgaTCCACCTCCTCCTTGACCCAGGagtccccgcccccagctcctcctcagacccaggagtccccgccccccagccaatccacctcctccctgacccaggagtccccgcccccagcccctccccgacCAAGgagtccccgcccccagccgatCCACCTCCTCCCCGACCCAGgagtccccgcccccagcccctcctccctcagacccagcaGTGGAGCTCTCCCGCTCCTTCGTCCCCCTCATCCACCCTCCTCAACTTGGAGGGAGTTGGGTCCCCACTTCACCCTGGAGGTTAGAGACCTCGGGTGGGGATGCTGACCGCCTGCCTCCCTTGCCGGCCCCGCTGGCCCCGCAGGCTCTGGCTCCGTGGACTACACCAAGGGCAACGTGGTGCGCCTGGCGCTGGCCGGCCTGGTGCTCATCTCGCTGGCCGCGCTGGTGGGCTGGGAGTGGCGCAGCTGGCGGCGAGCGTCCGACCGGGGCCCGGGAGGCCTGGAGCTGCACCCTGCGGCGTGAGAAGACTTCGCAGAGGGGCAGAGAGGCAGCAGGGCAGCCCGGCCTCCCGTCTGAGCCCAGCTGAGCCCCGCTTCCTCCCATCACAGTAATAACCACCTCTGTCCCGCGCACGCCTCTTCCAATGGGTCATTCCTCCAGgccccagcggttctcaacctgtgggtcgcgacccccgaaaatacatcctgcctatcagatatttacatgacgattcataacagtagcaaaattacagtgatgaagtagccacggaaataattttatggttgggggtcaccacgacatgaggaactgcattaaagggcggcggccttaggaaggttgagaaccactgcgccaGGGCCTCCCAGATCTGGGAGAGCGCGATCCTCGccagaaggcctgggttccaatcccagcGCTGCTGCTCACTCACCGTGTGCCCGGGGGAAAGGGACCTTCTATGCCTCGCCTGCCGTGGCTGTGAAATGGGCGCTTTGTTGCTACTCACCGCTTAGGACCTGGGCAGGGTTAAGTGGACATGGCGCCGGAAGCATTTTAAACGGCGACTGGCCCGTAGTAAACGCCCAGTAGGTGTTAGCTCCTGTGTAACAGGTTTCTAGCAAAGTCTGGTGGTTTTGCACTGGcccgtgtagctcagttggttgagcaacaAGAGGTCACCGCTGGATTCCACATGCCCCGGTTTCGGGGtgtgatcctcagtagggggcgtgcaggaggcttcggatcaatgattctctctcatcagtttctctctcctccactcttcctctctctaaaaaaaaaaaaaatttaaaagaacattttaaataaaaagtctcAGGATCTGAAGGAAGTTCGAGTCTTTGTCCCAATGCTCCAGCTCACCTCTTCAGGAACTCAGTGATGTCATTCCCGTCGTGGCGTCACATCTGGTTCCCAAGCAAACTCCTTAAGTGGCTCCTCACACCTTCCCTGAAGGTGAACACAGATGGACCTAGTAGCCCTGGCCGGatgctcagcggttagagcatcgGGCTGCGGAGCAAAGGGTCGAGGGGTCATTctcggtcaagggtacatacctcagttgcaggtctgatccccgGCCCTGCTGCAgtgcctgcgggaggcaaccaatcaatctctctctcacgtcgatgtttccctctcccccctcctccttgccTTCTAcactctcaaaaaaaataaaaatctcagcttCATTTGCTTGAACCGTCATTTTCGTTAAGCGGGGGTCCGTTGCCATGGCAACAGCAAGTAGCGTGTACGCAGCAGAACCTTGAGCCTTGGTATGGACACAATAAACTTCAGTTGGTCTGCTTGGGGCTGTGCTCTTGGCTGTCCTCACGGTTGCGCTAAGACCAGCGCAGCCCGTTCGCTCTCCTTGTCTTGCCTCTCGTCTTCCGAGGCCGGGCTACACGCACAGTCTCTTCGGAATCCATTAATTTAGGTTCTGTTTCCATCTGCCAACA
This is a stretch of genomic DNA from Myotis daubentonii chromosome 15, mMyoDau2.1, whole genome shotgun sequence. It encodes these proteins:
- the OSCAR gene encoding osteoclast-associated immunoglobulin-like receptor isoform X1; translation: MALVLVLQLLALSWPLCHTGVTSNGTQEAQGLRPPMYSNPRTSFPKDRPRPRRGLASVSLDSFPGSPPPRPSWPTRPLPPFLPRSYPEIRRPRPFPAGFPLPNSKPRQPTYSGPPTSPPKPSLAAQPAAVVNPGTNVTLTCRAPQPALRFVLSKAGEVSPVQLHYPDPDKSLALARFFLEAVTEAQGGSYRCQYHNHLGGSHPSDALELMVTDLLPRPSLEALPGPRAPGAPVSLRCTGRARNMSFALYRADEPTPVQFRESEQPWADFPLPRAQAAGTYTCYYHTRTAPYVLSPRSDTLVVSLEGSGSVDYTKGNVVRLALAGLVLISLAALVGWEWRSWRRASDRGPGGLELHPAA
- the OSCAR gene encoding osteoclast-associated immunoglobulin-like receptor isoform X2, whose protein sequence is MYSNPRTSFPKDRPRPRRGLASVSLDSFPGSPPPRPSWPTRPLPPFLPRSYPEIRRPRPFPAGFPLPNSKPRQPTYSGPPTSPPKPSLAAQPAAVVNPGTNVTLTCRAPQPALRFVLSKAGEVSPVQLHYPDPDKSLALARFFLEAVTEAQGGSYRCQYHNHLGGSHPSDALELMVTDLLPRPSLEALPGPRAPGAPVSLRCTGRARNMSFALYRADEPTPVQFRESEQPWADFPLPRAQAAGTYTCYYHTRTAPYVLSPRSDTLVVSLEGSGSVDYTKGNVVRLALAGLVLISLAALVGWEWRSWRRASDRGPGGLELHPAA